A single window of Crassostrea angulata isolate pt1a10 chromosome 8, ASM2561291v2, whole genome shotgun sequence DNA harbors:
- the LOC128158889 gene encoding proline rich transmembrane protein 1B-like: MASGNKYEVDPSNAGYDQTPKQTGPNPNQYNAGYNQPPPYVQQPGGYAQHPTGYAQHPTGYAQQPTGYAQQPAGYGHHTNNTVVVTNNAPGPVFIAAPPRGSDWLVPAILSTFFCCPIVGICAIVAAVNARSNYDCGDVSGGRSSAAWAKGLTLTSIGIGVAFFIICIILYATVWKTQEDLWHKTYNDGY, translated from the exons ATGGCCAGTGGAAATAAGTACGAAGTTGACC CTAGTAATGCAGGGTACGACCAGACCCCGAAGCAGACAGGTCCGAACCCAAATC AATACAACGCAGGATACAACCAACCTCCTCCCTATGTCCAGCAGCCCGGTGGTTATGCCCAGCATCCTACCGGTTATGCCCAGCATCCTACCGGTTATGCCCAACAGCCTACCGGTTATGCCCAACAGCCTGCCGGTTATGGTCATCACACCAACAATACAGTTGTG GTGACAAATAATGCACCGGGACCGGTGTTCATTGCTGCACCCCCCAGAGGAAGTGACTGGCTCGTTCCCGCCATTTTGAGCACATTTTTCTGCTGTCCAATAGTTGGGATCTGTGCCATAGTTGCTGCCGTCAAC GCGAGGAGTAATTATGATTGTGGGGATGTCAGCGGAGGCAGATCCAGCGCCGCCTGGGCGAAGGGATTGACCTTGACCTCCATCGGTATAGGAGTTGCCTTTTTCATCATCTGTATCATTCTGTATGCCACAGTATGGAAGACCCAAGAAGACCTATGGCATAAAACATATAACGACGGTTACTGA
- the LOC128159205 gene encoding uncharacterized protein LOC128159205, with amino-acid sequence MSDDGTPYTDAFSFISPESRNEANTDHDRENTEETSEGAAKDSEQANQTYTLRPRDRKMTPKGLDWQVDKICSDFKLHVSRWRKCASSIEILISDSSDTKHIRRERDILMNIMTTLSEIYDRLKQTLTNEEDVKYRDLLDQYQGRLEITSGDNHTLMRDISNCLRELECDSVSRASSRSHNSRTSRSSRHSNTSRGSRESIDTVIEAAALKTKLKYIDTEAKHKADLERIRVQKELDIAQAKLEALETLEDTGPFLYSDFKHSVPELDSKEHVKRFIDTQVRPEEDKAKIEPVSQAPPILHRNLMLPTFTSPQTQQENVATSNASRVPLSNVDLQSLSNPTPPSSGLRPTEQGLLDLATSLAKQVSLGRLPPPEPTIFLGDPLKYPSWKASFQTLIEQRQIPASERIHYLKKYLGGSVKDVVENYFLLSTDDAYEEAKGLLEQRYGNAFVANAFRDKLEKWPKVGPRDGVGLQRFGDFLKQCYTAMQGIGSLNILNDERENRRLLSKLPDWLVTRWGRIATQYKEERMEFPPFKNFMDFIVKEAKIATDPITSIESVKKSELAHTEPSKPRPDFKARQRGTADYGKRSFLTDVDEDQVANVNVANRSDRRRNCVLCEGNHELDDCKQFLTKSLEGRKQYAKQKGLCFGCLHAGHLSRKCRQRKRCRTCSKFHPSSLHGDVYQRGQHQMVEDIKTVVSKESSSGTTLMNHSGASSKSTMILPVYVSHKENPDRERLVYALLDTQSDTTFILDKTSKALGLEGKPVKLMLSTMYAENKAVDSCKIGGLLVRGFNSEHRIPLPETYTREIMPANRSHIPTPEIARRWPHLEVIADELLPLADCEVGLLIGYNCVKALTPRDVIVPSVDGPYGQRTDLGWSVIGIVENDCSTEWDEDPIGISHRIVACDVPTELCRSEVSRPGSTVTKIFKSLNSFLNANPQQKHA; translated from the coding sequence ATGTCGGACGACGGGACGCCTTATACAGatgcattttcatttatttctccCGAATCAAGGAACGAAGCGAACACAGATCACGACAGAGAAAATACTGAAGAAACCTCTGAAGGAGCTGCTAAGGACTCTGAACAAGCAAACCAGACCTACACATTAAGGCCGCGTGATCGCAAGATGACCCCGAAAGGTTTAGATTGGCAAGTCGATAAGATATGCTCAGACTTTAAGCTTCATGTTTCAAGATGGCGGAAGTGTGCCTCTTCTATTGAAATTCTTATCTCGGATTCGAGTGATACCAAGCACATTAGACGAGAAAGAGACATTCTTATGAACATTATGACTACTCTAAGTGAAATTTATGATAGGCTGAAACAAACACTTACCAATGAAGAAGATGTGAAGTACAGAGACTTATTAGATCAGTATCAGGGAAGATTAGAGATTACTTCTGGAGATAATCATACATTAATGAGAGACATCTCAAACTGTTTAAGAGAACTAGAGTGTGACTCGGTTTCCAGGGCTTCGAGTAGATCACACAACAGTCGTACATCAAGGTCATCGAGGCATTCCAATACGTCCCGGGGTTCTAGAGAGTCGATAGATACAGTCATAGAGGCAGCGGCCCTGAAGACAAAACTGAAGTATATTGACACGGAGGCAAAACACAAAGCAGACCTTGAAAGGATCAGAGTCCAGAAGGAGCTTGATATAGCCCAGGCTAAGTTAGAAGCACTTGAGACTTTGGAGGATACTGGACCATTCTTATACAGTGACTTTAAACATTCCGTCCCGGAGCTTGACTCCAAGGAGCATGTTAAAAGATTTATTGATACTCAGGTCAGGCCAGAAGAGGATAAGGCCAAGATAGAACCAGTGTCTCAAGCGCCTCCAATTCTGCATAGGAACCTCATGCTGCCTACGTTCACTTCTCCACAAACACAGCAGGAAAATGTTGCCACCAGTAATGCATCAAGAGTTCCGCTAAGCAACGTAGACTTGCAGTCACTTAGTAATCCTACACCGCCTAGTAGTGGTCTTAGACCTACGGAGCAAGGCTTATTAGATCTGGCTACTTCACTAGCGAAGCAAGTTAGTCTAGGTCGTTTACCTCCTCCTGAACCTACAATTTTCCTAGGAGATCCTTTGAAGTACCCTAGCTGGAAGGCATCATTTCAGACACTCATAGAACAACGTCAGATTCCAGCATCAGAAAGGATTCATTACTTAAAGAAGTATCTGGGTGGATCAGTTAAAGACGTTGTAGAAAACTATTTTCTACTGTCGACAGATGATGCATATGAGGAGGCGAAAGGACTATTAGAACAAAGATATGGTAATGCGTTTGTTGCCAATGCATTCCGAGACAAACTGGAGAAATGGCCGAAGGTAGGACCAAGAGATGGTGTTGGGCTGCAGAGATTCGGCGACTTTCTCAAACAGTGCTACACAGCTATGCAGGGCATTGGGAGCTTAAACATCCTCAACGACGAGAGAGAAAACAGACGATTACTAAGCAAACTACCAGACTGGCTAGTAACAAGATGGGGTAGAATTGCCACTCAATACAAAGAAGAGAGGATGGAATTTCCTCCATTTAAGAACTTCATGGACTTCATAGTTAAAGAAGCTAAGATTGCAACAGATCCTATAACCTCGATAGAGTCTGTGAAGAAGTCTGAACTCGCCCATACAGAGCCGAGTAAACCACGACCTGATTTCAAGGCACGACAGCGAGGTACAGCTGACTATGGAAAACGGTCTTTCCTGACAGATGTTGATGAGGATCAGGTTGCAAATGTGAATGTTGCAAATAGGAGTGACAGAAGAAGAAATTGTGTTTTGTGTGAAGGAAATCATGAACTAGATGACTGTAAACAGTTCTTAACGAAGAGTTTGGAAGGAAGAAAACAGTATGCGAAACAGAAAGGTCTTTGTTTTGGATGTTTACATGCGGGTCATTTATCAAGGAAGTGTCGTCAGAGAAAAAGATGCAGAACTTGTTCCAAGTTCCACCCGTCATCCTTACATGGGGACGTATATCAACGAGGACAGCACCAGATGGTGGAGGATATTAAGACAGTAGTGTCAAAGGAGAGTTCATCAGGAACAACACTCATGAATCACTCTGGAGCATCTAGTAAAAGTACCATGATACTTCCAGTGTATGTTTCACATAAAGAGAACCCAGATAGAGAGAGGTTAGTTTATGCACTACTCGACACACAGTCGGATACCACCTTTATTCTAGACAAGACTTCAAAGGCCCTTGGACTTGAAGGAAAACCTGTGAAGCTCATGCTTTCTACCATGTATGCAGAGAATAAAGCTGTAGATAGTTGTAAGATTGGAGGACTTCTTGTGCGTGGTTTCAACAGTGAACATAGGATACCATTACCGGAAACGTACACAAGAGAGATCATGCCTGCCAACAGATCTCATATTCCGACACCGGAAATTGCAAGAAGATGGCCTCACTTGGAAGTTATTGCAGATGAACTTCTACCTCTTGCTGATTGCGAGGTTGGATTACTTATTGGCTACAACTGCGTGAAGGCTTTGACGCCTAGAGATGTTATCGTTCCATCCGTAGACGGACCTTATGGTCAACGCACTGACTTGGGGTGGAGTGTAATAGGCATAGTAGAGAATGACTGTTCAACGGAATGGGATGAGGACCCCATAGGAATTAGTCATCGTATTGTTGCGTGCGATGTGCCTACAGAACTTTGCAGATCTGAAGTTTCAAGACCAGGCtccaccgtcaccaaaattttcaaatccctCAACTCATTCCTCAACGCAAATCCTCAACAGAAACATGcataa
- the LOC128159206 gene encoding uncharacterized protein LOC128159206 has protein sequence MAGPDHVVFSLRNKIKEVINPEEVVRMLEVDFSENSNSSKHISYEDRKFLDAMEKGIHKLDGHYEMPLPFREAMPYLSNNRDMALQRLQHLRNRFAKDAQYCEHYISFMRELILKGYAERVPEKEINVDSGQAWYIPHHGVYHPQKPGKLRVVFDCSAKYIGQSLNDHLLQGPDMMNMLVGVLCRFRKEPVAFVCDIEQMFHQFKVNVEHRNYLRFLWWDDGNFSKDPTTYRMTVHLFGAVSSPGCANFGLRQAATDGELQFGSDVANFIKRDFYVDDGLKSVATPEEAISLIERSKELCCGSGLRLHKFLSNSKEVLESISADDRAKGLAGIDIHQDKLPIERTLGIQWCIQTDAFQFKITPKDRPLTRRGVLSTLSSVYDPLGFIAPFVLVGKQILQEMCRNQTDLDSPLQENLRPRWRCWREDLEKLGSLEIKRCLKPENFGDVVVAELHHFSDASTIGYGQCSYLRLIDDKQQVHCSLVMAKSRVTPLKQVTVPRLELTAALVSVKVSSQLLEELEISNVVEWFWTDSTVVLGYIANDSRRFHVFVANRLQQIRDRTEPNQWNYISSAENPADIASRGITAAELRNRKEWFRGPNFLWESSLPFSGQPVSKPSISEDDPEVKRCQVFETKVEPTEYTSLIDYLERCSDWNRAKRLIANCLKFKTLLRKIPCQKATDAVPSKEQGLPVALLEEAELAIVRLVQKEAFSEELKILNNTKGCEDVNRKKSVQKTSSLYRLDPFLDNNDVLRVGGRLQKGEFTSYVKHPIILPRKSHVTRLIIRHFHERSRHQGRSITTNEIRSNGYWIIGCSSAVYSLISRCVKCRKCRSQTLDQKMSDLPADRLAAEAPFTYSGVDFFGPFYIKEGRKELKRYGVLFTCMSSRAVHLETANSLDTSSFINALRRFLSIRGPVKQLRSDRGTNFVGAERELRESQEELDDSRLKQFLTAEGCDYISFKMNIPSASHMGGVWERQIRTVRNVLSSLLQDFGSQLDDEGLRTLFCEAMAIVNSRPLTISNLHDPFAPEPITPNHLLTMKSKVVLPPPGEFQTPDLYCRRRWRRIQYLANEFWTRWRKEYVQILQTRTKWSSTRRNIQIGDVVIVKDDNLPRNQWHLGRVIDTYASEDGLVRSVRLAIGDSNLDKKGKRNGQLSTLERPIHKLVLLLENETGEDPTEEPY, from the coding sequence atgGCGGGGCCAGACCATGTTGTATTTTCCTTAAGGAACAAGATAAAGGAAGTAATCAACCCTGAAGAGGTAGTTAGGATGCTTGAAGTGGACTTTAGCGAGAACTCAAATAGCTCTAAACACATTTCCTATGAAGACAGAAAATTTCTGGATGCCATGGAAAAGGGGATTCATAAGCTGGATGGGCATTATGAAATGCCATTACCTTTCCGAGAAGCTATGCCATACCTGAGCAATAATAGAGACATGGCATTACAGCGACTGCAACATTTGCGGAACCGATTTGCAAAGGATGCACAGTATTGCGAGCATTACATTTCCTTCATGAGAGAATTGATTTTGAAGGGTTATGCAGAAAGAGTACCGGAAAAGGAAATCAACGTTGATAGTGGACAAGCATGGTACATTCCACACCATGGTGTGTATCATCCGCAAAAACCAGGAAAGTTGCGTGTAGTCTTTGATTGCAGTGCGAAGTATATAGGCCAGTCATTAAATGACCATCTGCTACAAGGACCTGATATGATGAATATGCTTGTTGGAGTTTTGTGTCGTTTCCGCAAAGAGCCTGTTGCCTTTGTTTGCGATATTGAGCAGATGTTTCACCAGTTCAAGGTGAATGTGGAGCACAGAAATTATCTACGATTCCTGTGGTGGGATGACGGCAATTTCAGTAAGGATCCTACTACTTACCGGATGACGGTACACCTGTTTGGAGCAGTGTCCTCCCCAGGATGCGCCAACTTTGGCCTGAGACAAGCTGCTACTGATGGAGAACTTCAGTTTGGATCTGATGTTGCGAACTTTATCAAACGAGACTTCTATGTTGATGACGGACTGAAGTCGGTCGCTACTCCAGAGGAAGCCATTAGCCTTATAGAGAGAAGCAAAGAGTTATGCTGTGGAAGTGGTTTGAGATTACACAAATTCCTCTCAAACTCGAAGGAAGTTTTGGAGAGCATTTCAGCTGACGATAGGGCAAAGGGACTAGCAGGTATTGACATACATCAGGACAAACTTCCCATTGAGAGAACTCTAGGTATCCAGTGGTGTATTCAGACAGATGCATTCCAGTTCAAGATTACCCCGAAGGACCGTCCCCTTACTAGACGAGGTGTTCTTTCGACGTTAAGTTCCGTATACGATCCACTTGGATTCATTGCGCCTTTTGTCCTAGTTGGGAAACAAATTTTGCAGGAAATGTGTAGAAACCAAACAGATTTGGATAGTCCTCTACAAGAGAACTTGCGACCCAGATGGAGATGTTGGAGGGAAGATCTCGAGAAGCTTGGTTCCTTGGAAATCAAGAGATGTCTGAAACCTGAGAACTTTGGAGATGTCGTTGTGGCCGAACTACACCATTTCTCAGATGCAAGCACTATTGGTTATGGCCAGTGCTCATATCTACGTCTTATAGATGACAAGCAACAAGTACATTGCTCTTTAGTTATGGCCAAATCCAGAGTCACGCCACTGAAGCAAGTTACTGTACCTCGTTTGGAACTTACTGCTGCTCTCGTTTCTGTAAAAGTCAGCTCCCAACTTCTAGAAGAGCTCGAAATTAGCAATGTCGTTGAATGGTTTTGGACAGATAGTACTGTTGTCCTTGGATACATTGCTAATGATTCTCGGCGTTTTCACGTTTTTGTCGCCAACAGACTTCAACAGATTCGTGACCGCACGGAACCCAATCAGTGGAACTACATCAGTTCAGCAGAGAACCCAGCAGACATAGCATCACGTGGAATTACAGCTGCTGAGTTACGAAACAGGAAGGAATGGTTCAGAGGACCCAATTTTCTATGGGAGTCCAGTTTACCATTTTCTGGTCAACCTGTTAGCAAGCCAAGTATATCAGAGGACGATCCTGAGGTTAAGCGTTGCCAGGTGTTTGAGACGAAGGTGGAACCTACTGAATATACGTCACTAATTGACTATTTAGAACGTTGTTCTGATTGGAATCGTGCCAAGAGACTCATAGCAAACTGTCTTAAGTTCAAGACGTTGCTTAGAAAGATTCCTTGTCAGAAGGCAACAGATGCAGTGCCTTCAAAGGAGCAAGGATTGCCTGTAGCTTTATTAGAGGAAGCAGAATTGGCCATTGTGAGATTAGTCCAGAAAGAGGCCTTTAGTGAAGAATTGAAAATTCTGAACAACACCAAGGGATGTGAAGATGTTAACAGAAAGAAGTCTGTTCAAAAAACATCCTCCCTTTACCGACTCGATCCATTTCTGGATAATAATGATGTTTTACGAGTTGGGGGTCGTTTGCAGAAGGGAGAATTTACGTCTTATGTTAAGCACCCAATCATTTTACCAAGGAAGTCGCATGTTACAAGGCTTATCATCAGACACTTTCATGAACGCAGCAGACACCAAGGACGAAGTATCACAACCAATGAGATTAGATCAAATGGTTATTGGATTATTGGCTGCAGTTCTGCTGTGTACAGTCTCATTTCAAGATGCGTGAAATGTCGTAAATGTCGCAGTCAAACACTGGATCAGAAAATGAGCGACCTACCTGCTGACAGACTTGCAGCAGAGGCACCCTTTACGTACAGTGGGGTAGACTTCTTCGGACCATTCTACATCAAAGAAGGGAGAAAAGAATTGAAGAGATATGGAGTTTTGTTCACATGTATGTCTTCAAGAGCGGTGCATCTAGAGACCGCAAACTCTCTCGACACCAGTTCATTTATCAATGCTCTGCGCAGATTTCTGTCGATACGTGGACCAGTAAAACAATTGAGATCAGATAGAGGTACTAACTTTGTCGGGGCTGAGAGAGAACTCAGAGAATCTCAAGAAGAACTAGACGACAGTCGCCTGAAGCAGTTTCTAACAGCAGAAGGATGTGATTATAtcagttttaaaatgaacattCCGTCAGCGAGTCATATGGGCGGAGTTTGGGAAAGGCAGATCAGGACAGTTCGCAATGTGCTTTCTTCTCTATTGCAGGACTTTGGATCTCAGTTGGATGATGAGGGTCTTAGAACCCTTTTCTGCGAAGCTATGGCTATTGTCAACAGTCGTCCACTTACCATCTCGAACTTGCATGATCCGTTTGCCCCTGAACCAATCACCCCTAACCACCTTCTGACCATGAAGTCTAAGGTTGTCTTACCACCACCTGGTGAGTTCCAGACGCCAGATTTGTATTGCCGTAGGAGATGGCGCCGCATACAATACTTGGCCAATGAATTCTGGACACGTTGGAGAAAGGAATATGTTCAGATTCTTCAGACGCGTACAAAGTGGTCGTCAACAAGAAGGAATATCCAAATTGGAGATGTCGTTATAGTGAAGGATGATAACTTGCCCCGGAATCAGTGGCATCTTGGTCGTGTCATAGATACATATGCAAGCGAGGATGGGTTGGTCCGTAGTGTTAGATTAGCTATAGGAGACAGCAATCTGGACAAGAAAGGCAAGAGGAACGGTCAGCTTTCAACACTTGAAAGACCTATTCACAAGTTAGTCTTGTTGTTGGAGAACGAGACCGGGGAAGACCCCACCGAGGAGCCATATTAG